One genomic segment of Gossypium arboreum isolate Shixiya-1 chromosome 3, ASM2569848v2, whole genome shotgun sequence includes these proteins:
- the LOC108476169 gene encoding endochitinase-like, which translates to MRAPALSFCSNVFPGSTPQCEKQPGGGTAIFPRAQWGCRGSNNYQRLKKISFRSNCNKGNAGCGCGGGSDCRGGLSSIVTREVFEEMLPYRNDPRCPAAGFYTYDALMEAAKAYPAFAATGDDATRKREVAAFFGQTSHETSGGVGWNAPGGPYVWGYCFTKQINPPSDYLDKTCKEYPCVPGQKYYGRGPIQLTWNYNYGQFGATIGMEKELLENPDLIVSDATLCFQSALWFWMTPQGLKPSCHDVITGAWTPSDRDVAAGRLPGYGVITNIVNGGLCGRGWNAAGEDLIGFYKRYCDMFGVSYGDCIDCYNQKNFGQH; encoded by the exons atgaGAGCTCCAGCCTTATCATTTTGCTCTAATGTATTCCCAGGCTCAACTCCGCAGTGTGAAAAGCAACCTGGCGGTGGCACTGCCATTTTTCCAAGAGCCCAGTGGGGTTGCCGTGGCTCCAATAATTATCAGCGCCTCAAAAAAATTAGTTTCCGAAGCAACTGCAACAAAGGCAACGCCGGTTGTGGTTGCGGCGGCGGAAGCGACTGTAGAGGTGGACTGAGCAGCATTGTAACAAGAGAAGTGTTTGAAGAGATGCTTCCGTATAGAAACGATCCTCGTTGCCCTGCCGCTGGGTTCTACACCTATGATGCTTTAATGGAAGCCGCAAAGGCTTATCCTGCTTTTGCTGCAACCGGCGATGATGCTACTCGCAAGAGGGAAGTTGCTGCTTTCTTCGGCCAAACTTCACATGAAACTTCTG GAGGAGTAGGGTGGAATGCACCCGGTGGTCCGTATGTATGGGGATACTGCTTTACTAAGCAAATAAACCCTCCTTCAGATTATTTGGACAAGACATGCAAAGAGTACCCATGTGTTCCTGGTCAAAAATATTATGGTCGAGGCCCCATACAACTTACTTG gAACTACAACTATGGTCAATTTGGAGCAACCATTGGGATGGAAAAGGAGTTGTTAGAAAACCCAGACCTGATAGTAAGCGATGCCACATTGTGTTTCCAATCTGCATTGTGGTTCTGGATGACTCCGCAAGGGTTAAAGCCTTCTTGCCACGATGTGATCACTGGAGCGTGGACGCCTTCAGATAGGGACGTGGCGGCCGGTAGGCTTCCAGGGTATGGAGTGATCACAAATATCGTCAATGGCGGTTTATGCGGTCGGGGTTGGAACGCAGCGGGAGAGGACCTCATCGGGTTTTATAAAAGGTATTGTGACATGTTCGGAGTTAGTTACGGTGACTGTATTGACTGCTACAACCAGAAAAATTTCGGCCAGCATTAA
- the LOC108476167 gene encoding chitinase 9-like has translation MRLHTLLFSSLFLSYAVVLATAVQCGEGAGGALCPGGICCSRWGYCGTTDIYCLVENGCQLNCTDGDSGGGGGGGGGGGGGGGDGGALGDIISREMFEEMLPYRNDHRCPAANFYTYDAFIAAAKLYPEFAATGDNDTRKREVAAFLGQTSHETNGCPPGYCDNNPNYPCYAGVNYCGRGPIQLSWNYNYGQFGESIGQKEELLQRPEVLKTNVTMSFMSALWFWMTAQPPKPSCHSVITGEWTPSAGDIAAGRLPGYGVTTNTINGGLECGHGPDDRVKHRINYYERYCNMLGVSYGPNLDCYNQRPFNWGLLLESIYIAYGV, from the exons ATGAGATTACATACGTTGTTATTTTCTTCATTGTTTTTATCCTATGCAGTGGTTCTAGCCACAGCTGTGCAATGTGGCGAGGGAGCCGGTGGTGCTTTATGTCCTGGTGGCATATGTTGTAGCAGATGGGGCTATTGTGGCACCACTGACATCTACTGCCTCGTGGAAAATGGTTGTCAACTTAATTGCACTGATGGTGACTCTGGTGGTGGTGGCGGTGGCGGCGGAGGAGGCGGAGGCGGCGGCGGTGATGGTGGTGCTCTTGGTGACATTATATCGAGGGAAATGTTTGAAGAGATGCTGCCATATAGGAACGATCATCGTTGCCCAGCCGCTAACTTCTACACCTACGATGCTTTCATAGCTGCCGCAAAGTTGTATCCGGAGTTTGCGGCGACTGGCGATAACGACACTCGGAAAAGGGAAGTTGCTGCTTTCTTAGGCCAAACTTCCCACGAAACTAACG GTTGCCCTCCAGGTTATTGCGATAATAACCCAAATTATCCATGTTATGCTGGTGTAAACTATTGTGGCCGCGGTCCCATTCAACTTTCTTG GAACTATAACTATGGCCAATTTGGAGAATCCATAGGACAGAAGGAGGAGCTTTTACAACGCCCTGAGGTGCTGAAAACCAATGTTACAATGTCCTTCATGTCTGCTCTCTGGTTCTGGATGACTGCACAACCCCCGAAGCCATCGTGCCACAGTGTGATCACCGGAGAGTGGACACCTTCCGCTGGCGACATAGCCGCTGGTCGGCTTCCAGGGTACGGTGTGACCACAAATACTATCAATGGCGGCTTGGAATGTGGTCATGGTCCAGACGATAGGGTAAAGCATCGAATTAATTACTATGAAAGGTACTGTAACATGCTTGGAGTTAGCTATGGCCCCAACCTTGATTGCTACAATCAGAGGCCTTTCAACTGGGGTCTCTTACTGGAGTCTATTTATATAGCTTACGGTGTCTGA
- the LOC108475636 gene encoding NAC domain-containing protein 6-like, with amino-acid sequence MSSLSSMDDNATAKIELPGFRFHPTEEELLEFYLKNMIYDKKLRYDIIGYRNIYHHDPWDLPGLSKIGEREWYFFVPRDRKHGSGGRPNRTTANGFWKATGSDRKIVSLSDPKRIIGLKKTLVFYKGRAPRGCKTDWVMNEYRLPDGCSLPKDIVLCKVYRKATSLKVLEQRAAMEEELKAIKNTSPSSPLSSMETVSFCSPKEAQVPAPQMFFKKENEEEQEQETMVEKKRCLQLPLDSEKLPELQMPKVLSDWTQDQFWTQLNSPWFQNLTTYANILNF; translated from the exons ATGAGTAGCCTATCCAGTATGGATGATAATGCTACCGCGAAGATCGAACTTCCAGGCTTCCGATTCCATCCCACCGAGGAAGAACTGCTCGAATTTTACCTCAAAAACATGATCTacgacaagaagttacgttatGACATTATTGGATACCGTAACATCTATCATCATGATCCTTGGGACTTGCCTG ggTTGTCGAAGATTGGAGAGAGAGAATGGTATTTTTTTGTTCCAAGAGATAGGAAGCATGGAAGTGGTGGGAGGCCTAATAGGACTACGGCAAATGGGTTCTGGAAAGCCACCGGTTCCGACCGGAAAATCGTGAGCTTATCGGACCCGAAGCGCATTATCGGCTTGAAAAAGACTCTTGTTTTCTATAAAGGGAGAGCTCCACGAGGGTGCAAGACCGATTGGGTGATGAACGAGTATCGTCTCCCGGACGGTTGCTCCTTGCCTAAG GACATAGTGTTGTGCAAAGTATATAGGAAAGCAACTTCCCTGAAAGTTCTTGAACAAAGAGCTGCAATGGAGGAAGAGTTGAAAGCAATAAAGAACACGTCTCCTTCATCTCCACTATCATCTATGGAAACAGTATCCTTTTGCAGCCCAAAAGAGGCTCAAGTGCCAGCACCGCAAATGTTCtttaagaaagaaaatgaagaagaacaagaacaagaaacaatggtggaaaagaaaagatgtttACAATTACCATTAGATAGTGAAAAACTACCAGAGCTTCAAATGCCCAAAGTGCTAAGTGATTGGACCCAAGATCAGTTTTGGACTCAACTGAACAGCCCTTGGTTCCAAAATCTCACAACCTATGCCAACATCTTGAATTTCTAA
- the LOC108474958 gene encoding uncharacterized protein LOC108474958, which yields MIRDANVNWLWGFLMLLSKDVIFKIEARAIIEGLHLAWKKEIWQLEIECDNALLLETIVAGGAADSKMLELHFIHRMIPLNWKVCIRHIPKAHNAFTDHMAKVMATRFTKVQEFEEPPCSMQDLVHADYIGYIRN from the coding sequence ATGATTAGAGATGCTAATGTTAATTGGTTATGGGGATTCTTAATGTTGCTAAGTAAAGACGTAATTTTTAAGATCGAAGCAAGAGCTATTATAGAGGGTCTACACTTAGCATGGAAGAAGGAGATTTGGCAGTTAGAGATTGAGTGTGATAATGCTCTTTTGTTGGAGACAATTGTGGCTGGTGGAGCAGCTGATAGTAAGATGTTGGAATTACACTTTATTCATCGAATGATACCTCTAAATTGGAAGGTTTGTATACGCCATATTCCGAAAGCTCATAATGCATTCACTGATCATATGGCTAAGGTTATGGCTACAAGATTCACAAAGGTCCAAGAGTTCGAAGAACCACCTTGTTCAATGCAGGATTTAGTTCATGCAGATTATATTGGTTATATAAGGAACTAA
- the LOC108476168 gene encoding endochitinase-like, giving the protein MRAPALSFCSNALPGSAMQCDCSATAMFPTAQWCCRGANNDYYRHKKIGFRSNCNKGDAGCGCGCGGGSDGGGGLSSIVTREVFEEMLPYRNDPRCPAAGFYTYEALMAAAKAYPAFAATGDDATRKREVAAFFGQTSHETAAGRGRNPPGGPFVWGYCYNKEVKPLSEYCDGTNQQFPCVPGQKYYGRGPIQLTWNYNYGQFGAAIGKEKEMLENPDLLLTDASLAFQSALWFWMTPQRSMPSCHDVIVGAWMPSARDKAAGRFPGYGVITNIINGGQCGRGRNATGEDRIGFFKRYCDMFGVNYGDYLDCYNQKDFRKDSLY; this is encoded by the exons atgAGAGCTCCAGCCTTGTCATTTTGCTCTAATGCACTCCCAGGATCAGCTATGCAGTGTGATTGTAGTGCCACTGCCATGTTTCCAACAGCCCAATGGTGTTGCCGTGGCGCCAATAATGATTATTACCGCCACAAGAAAATTGGTTTCCGAAGTAACTGCAACAAAGGCGACGCCGGTTGTGGTTGCGGTTGCGGCGGCGGAAGTGACGGTGGAGGTGGACTGAGCAGCATTGTAACAAGAGAAGTGTTTGAAGAGATGCTCCCGTATAGAAACGATCCTCGTTGCCCTGCCGCTGGGTTCTATACCTATGAAGCTTTAATGGCAGCTGCAAAGGCTTACCCTGCTTTTGCTGCAACCGGCGATGATGCTACTCGCAAGAGGGAAGTTGCTGCTTTCTTCGGCCAAACATCACATGAAACTGCTG CTGGACGAGGGAGGAACCCACCAGGAGGTCCATTTGTATGGGGATACTGCTATAATAAAGAAGTAAAGCCTCTTTCAGAATATTGCGATGGGACAAACCAACAATTCCCATGTGTTCCTGGTCAAAAATACTATGGTCGAGGCCCCATACAACTTACTTG gAACTACAACTATGGTCAATTTGGAGCAGCCATTGGGAAGGAAAAGGAGATGTTAGAGAACCCAGATCTGTTATTAACCGATGCCTCATTGGCCTTCCAATCTGCATTATGGTTTTGGATGACTCCACAAAGGTCAATGCCTTCTTGCCACGATGTGATCGTCGGAGCATGGATGCCTTCAGCTAGGGACAAGGCGGCAGGTCGGTTTCCGGGGTATGGAGTGATCACGAATATCATCAATGGAGGTCAATGCGGTCGGGGTAGGAATGCGACAGGTGAGGACCGCATTGGGTTCTTTAAGAGGTATTGTGACATGTTTGGAGTTAATTACGGCGACTATCTTGATTGCTACAATCAGAAGGATTTTAGAAAGGATTCTTTATATTAA
- the LOC128290574 gene encoding uncharacterized protein LOC128290574, protein MGASNVDPHGPHTVNLSLGPTSIVPPGHRPSNVGFPSTYGHRSLDEFYGDAAGLPTRPNGQADSGRGFGPTGSVRPRLNDGPSSSGPNVNCVNLDRPLQNNAPPISWRTKSRARVFDVNSSLYDSSQFVGIPRLPEFHASDFSHATAYDSNFNGTDSYVPLLVGSTSWCPDSGLLIMCVRIPRV, encoded by the coding sequence ATGGGGGCTTCAAATGTGGATCCACATGGGCCACATACTGTGAATTTGTCACTTGGGCCAACTTCGATTGTGCCACCTGGACATAGGCCATCTAATGTTGGTTTTCCTTCGACTTATGGACACCGCTCTTTGGATGAGTTTTATGGTGATGCTGCTGGTCTGCCCACTAGGCCGAATGGGCAAGCGGATTCAGGCCGGGGTTTTGGGCCTACTGGCTCGGTGAGACCTCGTTTAAATGATGGACCAAGCTCTTCTGGGCCAAATGTTAATTGTGTTAATCTTGATAGGCCCTTACAGAATAATGCTCCTCCCATTTCTTGGCGAACAAAATCGCGGGCACGAGTGTTTGATGTTAACTCTTCCTTGTACGACTCATCTCAGTTCGTTGGGATTCCTCGGCTTCCTGAGTTTCATGCTTCAGATTTTTCTCATGCCACGGCGTATGATTCGAATTTTAATGGTACTGACTCGTATGTTCCATTGCTGGTTGGGAGCACGTCTTGGTGTCCTGACTCCGGGCTACTCATCATGTGTGTCAGAATACCTCGGGTTTAA